Proteins encoded in a region of the Bradyrhizobium sp. CB3481 genome:
- a CDS encoding molybdopterin-dependent oxidoreductase, whose product MDQAADDWVPHSAHWGAFSARWNGATLDVTPYAGDPAPSPLLQNFSNAMRHKARILRPMVRKAWLDRRARSERTFDQKFVACPWDEVLDLLAGELSRIKTEHGGAAVYGGSYGWSSAGRFHHAQSQVHRFLNMAFGGYVRSVNSYSAGASAVILPHIMGGYEAISRHNVTWDQVAEHSDTVLAFGGMAVKNSDVASGGVSRHIERAAMQRAARRGAIFYNVAPLRDDMPEEAGGRWVPIKVGTDVALMLALAHTLLVENLWDSGFVARYCTGFEIFERYLLGRDDSIPKDAAWAANVVGLPATAIVDLARRLPRGRTLITVSHSLQRAQYGEQPVWMGAVLAAMLGQIGLPGGGYHYALGALGHTGRRPNAVPIPTLPQGKNGVADFIPVGRVADMLLHPGERFDYNGRAMRYPDIKLVYWAGGNPFHHHQDINRLRRAFNVPQTIVVHESAWTPMAKFADIVLPATMTLERDDIGAAATDPRLVAMRKAVDPIGEARDDFDIFADLSRRLGVEQAFTEGRSSRQWLTHLYEPTRRALLDAGWDAPDFEAFWRRGELELPSAPDDGGFLSAFRNDPVGKKLPTPSGKIEIYSKAIAGFGYDDCPPHPAWLPSTEPPDVRHPLTLIANQPATRLHSQLDFGAYSQSKKIAGREPVRLHPADASRRGIKNGDIVRLFNDRGACLAAATLSHDVMQGVVQLSTGAWYDPEVGAADRPLCVHGNPNVLTRDIGTSRLAQGCCGQVTVVECEKYQGTLPPIRAFDPPEQA is encoded by the coding sequence ATGGATCAGGCCGCAGACGATTGGGTTCCGCACAGCGCCCACTGGGGCGCCTTTTCCGCGCGATGGAATGGCGCGACCCTCGACGTCACCCCTTACGCGGGCGACCCGGCACCCTCCCCGCTCCTGCAGAATTTTTCCAATGCAATGCGCCACAAGGCGCGCATCCTGCGGCCGATGGTGCGCAAGGCATGGCTGGATCGGCGCGCACGCAGCGAGCGCACGTTCGATCAGAAATTCGTCGCCTGCCCTTGGGACGAAGTGCTCGACCTGCTCGCCGGCGAATTGTCGCGCATCAAGACCGAGCATGGCGGCGCGGCGGTCTATGGCGGCTCCTACGGCTGGTCCAGCGCCGGGCGTTTTCATCATGCGCAGAGCCAGGTTCACCGCTTCCTTAACATGGCGTTCGGCGGCTATGTGCGCTCAGTCAACAGCTACAGCGCCGGCGCTTCGGCGGTGATCTTGCCGCATATCATGGGCGGCTATGAGGCCATCTCGCGCCACAACGTGACCTGGGATCAGGTCGCCGAGCATAGCGATACGGTGCTGGCCTTCGGCGGCATGGCCGTGAAGAATTCGGATGTCGCCAGCGGCGGCGTCAGCCGGCATATCGAGCGCGCCGCGATGCAACGGGCCGCGCGCCGCGGCGCCATCTTCTATAACGTTGCGCCATTACGCGACGACATGCCGGAAGAAGCCGGCGGGCGATGGGTGCCGATCAAGGTCGGCACCGATGTCGCGCTGATGCTGGCGCTGGCGCACACCCTCCTCGTCGAAAATCTCTGGGACAGCGGCTTTGTCGCGCGCTACTGCACCGGCTTCGAGATCTTCGAGCGCTATCTGCTCGGCCGCGATGATAGCATCCCAAAGGACGCGGCGTGGGCAGCCAATGTTGTCGGCCTTCCCGCGACTGCGATCGTCGACCTCGCCCGCCGGCTGCCGCGCGGGCGCACCCTGATCACGGTCTCGCATTCGCTGCAGCGCGCACAATATGGCGAGCAGCCGGTGTGGATGGGCGCGGTGCTTGCGGCGATGCTCGGCCAGATCGGCCTGCCCGGCGGCGGCTATCATTACGCGCTCGGCGCCCTCGGCCACACCGGCCGCCGGCCCAATGCCGTTCCGATCCCGACGCTGCCGCAAGGCAAGAACGGCGTCGCCGACTTCATCCCGGTCGGGCGTGTCGCCGACATGTTGCTGCATCCCGGCGAACGGTTCGACTATAACGGCCGCGCGATGCGCTACCCTGATATCAAGCTCGTCTATTGGGCTGGCGGCAACCCGTTCCACCATCACCAGGACATCAATCGGCTGCGCCGGGCTTTCAATGTCCCTCAAACCATCGTCGTGCACGAGAGCGCCTGGACGCCGATGGCGAAATTTGCCGACATCGTGCTGCCGGCGACGATGACGCTGGAGCGCGACGATATCGGCGCCGCCGCCACCGATCCGAGGCTGGTCGCGATGCGAAAGGCGGTCGATCCGATCGGCGAAGCCCGCGATGATTTCGATATCTTTGCTGACCTATCGCGGCGCTTGGGCGTCGAACAGGCTTTTACGGAAGGGCGCAGCAGCCGGCAGTGGCTGACGCATCTTTACGAGCCGACGCGGCGTGCGCTGCTCGACGCCGGCTGGGATGCCCCTGACTTCGAAGCGTTCTGGCGGCGCGGCGAACTTGAATTGCCGTCAGCGCCCGACGACGGCGGCTTTCTCAGTGCCTTCCGCAACGATCCCGTCGGCAAAAAACTGCCGACGCCAAGCGGCAAGATCGAGATCTATTCGAAAGCCATCGCGGGCTTCGGTTACGACGACTGCCCGCCCCACCCGGCATGGCTGCCCTCGACCGAACCGCCGGATGTACGCCATCCGCTGACGCTGATCGCCAACCAGCCGGCGACGCGGCTGCACAGCCAGCTCGACTTCGGCGCCTACAGCCAATCAAAGAAGATCGCCGGCCGCGAGCCGGTCCGCCTCCACCCCGCTGATGCGTCGCGTCGCGGCATCAAGAATGGCGACATCGTCCGCCTCTTCAACGATCGCGGCGCGTGCCTAGCCGCCGCCACGCTCTCGCACGACGTCATGCAAGGCGTGGTGCAACTATCCACCGGCGCTTGGTACGATCCGGAAGTCGGCGCGGCAGACCGTCCGCTCTGCGTCCACGGCAATCCGAACGTGCTCACCCGCGACATCGGCACATCGCGATTGGCGCAGGGTTGCTGTGGTCAGGTGACGGTGGTCGAGTGCGAGAAGTATCAGGGAACGCTGCCGCCGATTAGGGCCTTTGATCCGCCCGAACAAGCGTGA
- a CDS encoding D-amino acid dehydrogenase produces the protein MKVIVLGSGVIGVTTAYYLARAGHEVVVVDRQAAPAQETSFANAGEVSPGYSSPWAGPGVPVKAIKWLLMRHGPLVIWPKLDPVMWIWGLKMLRNCTTERYAVNKSRMIPIAEYSRDCLRVLRAETGIKYDERSQGTLQLFRKQKQLDSTGDDIAVLKQYGVPYEVLDRNGCIGAEPALAGVKDKFVGGLRLPQDETGDCHMFTQALAQEAAKLGVQFSFNTTIERLVADGDKISGVVTSEGLFQGDAYVAALGSWSPRWLKPIGISVPVYPVKGYSITVPIIDPDGAPVSTVMDESYKVAITRLGMRIRVGGTAEISGYSNTLDAARRATLDHSLTDMFPRGGDLGKATFWSGLRPMTPDGPPVIGATRYGNLHLNTGHGTLGWTMACGSGRVLADLISGRKPDIDVSELNVSRYDQRFG, from the coding sequence GTGAAAGTCATCGTTCTCGGCAGTGGCGTGATCGGCGTCACCACGGCCTATTATCTCGCGCGCGCCGGCCATGAAGTCGTCGTCGTCGACCGCCAGGCTGCGCCCGCGCAGGAAACCAGCTTTGCCAATGCCGGCGAGGTCTCGCCCGGCTATTCCTCGCCCTGGGCCGGCCCTGGCGTGCCGGTCAAGGCGATCAAATGGCTGCTGATGCGGCACGGCCCGCTGGTGATATGGCCCAAGCTCGATCCAGTCATGTGGATCTGGGGCCTGAAGATGCTGCGCAACTGCACGACAGAGCGCTACGCCGTCAACAAGAGCCGGATGATTCCGATCGCCGAATACAGCCGCGATTGCCTGCGCGTGCTGCGCGCCGAGACCGGCATCAAATATGACGAGCGCAGCCAGGGCACGCTGCAGCTGTTCCGCAAGCAGAAGCAGCTCGATTCCACCGGCGACGATATCGCGGTACTCAAGCAATATGGCGTGCCGTATGAGGTGCTCGATCGCAACGGCTGCATCGGCGCGGAGCCAGCGCTGGCCGGCGTAAAGGACAAGTTCGTCGGGGGCCTGCGGCTGCCGCAGGACGAGACCGGCGATTGCCACATGTTTACGCAGGCGCTGGCCCAGGAAGCGGCAAAGCTCGGCGTGCAGTTCAGTTTCAACACCACGATCGAGCGGCTGGTCGCGGACGGCGACAAGATATCAGGCGTTGTTACCAGCGAAGGGCTGTTTCAGGGCGATGCCTATGTCGCCGCGCTCGGAAGCTGGTCGCCGCGATGGCTCAAGCCGATCGGCATTTCCGTTCCGGTCTATCCGGTGAAGGGCTATTCCATCACGGTGCCGATCATCGATCCCGACGGCGCGCCGGTCTCGACCGTGATGGACGAGAGCTACAAGGTCGCGATCACCCGGCTCGGGATGCGCATCCGCGTCGGCGGCACCGCGGAAATCTCGGGCTATTCGAATACGCTCGACGCAGCGCGGCGCGCGACGCTCGATCATTCGCTGACCGACATGTTCCCGCGCGGCGGCGATCTCGGCAAGGCGACGTTCTGGAGCGGCCTGCGCCCAATGACACCGGACGGACCGCCGGTGATCGGCGCGACGCGCTATGGCAATTTGCATCTCAACACCGGCCACGGCACGCTCGGCTGGACCATGGCCTGCGGCTCGGGACGGGTGCTGGCCGACCTGATTTCGGGGCGGAAGCCGGATATCGATGTGAGCGAGCTCAACGTGAGCCGCTATGATCAGCGGTTTGGGTGA
- a CDS encoding aspartate aminotransferase family protein yields MTVHQKPNTLQTDSFWMPFTANRQFKKAPRLFASAEGMHYTTVDGRKVIDGSAGLWCVNAGHGRRQIAAAVERQLMTLDFAPSFNMGHPLAFDFAERLAEIAPKGLDRVFFTNSGSESVDTALKIALAYQRAIGQGTRTRLIGRERGYHGVGFGGMSVGGMVANRRAFATHLPGVDHIRHTHDLTRNAFAKDLPEHGADLADDLERMVALHGADTIAAVIVEPVPGSTAVLPPPKGYLKRLREIADKHGILLIFDEVITGFGRLGTPFAADYFGVTPDMMTTAKGITNGTVPCGAVFASRKIHDGLMTGPEGTIELFHGYTYSAHPTACAAGLATLDIYKDEKLLTRGASMADYWRDGLHSLKGLPNVVDIRNVGLMGAVEVASRKEGVGLRGYDVMVDCFNNGLYLRMSGDSFALSPPLIVEKSHIDDIVSILGDAIKRVA; encoded by the coding sequence GTGACCGTCCACCAAAAGCCGAACACCCTGCAGACCGACTCGTTCTGGATGCCTTTCACGGCCAACCGGCAGTTCAAGAAAGCGCCGCGCCTGTTCGCCTCCGCCGAGGGCATGCACTACACCACCGTCGACGGCCGCAAGGTGATCGACGGTTCCGCGGGCCTGTGGTGCGTCAATGCCGGCCACGGCCGCCGCCAGATCGCCGCAGCCGTCGAGCGGCAATTGATGACACTCGACTTTGCGCCTTCCTTCAACATGGGCCATCCGCTGGCGTTCGATTTCGCGGAGCGGCTTGCCGAGATCGCGCCGAAGGGGCTCGATCGCGTCTTCTTCACCAATTCGGGTTCTGAATCGGTCGACACCGCGCTGAAGATCGCGCTGGCCTATCAGCGTGCCATCGGGCAGGGCACGCGCACGCGCCTGATCGGCCGCGAGCGCGGCTATCACGGCGTCGGTTTTGGCGGCATGTCGGTCGGCGGCATGGTGGCGAACCGTCGCGCCTTTGCGACCCATCTGCCCGGCGTCGATCATATCCGCCATACCCATGACCTCACCCGCAACGCCTTCGCCAAGGACCTGCCCGAGCATGGCGCCGACCTCGCCGACGATCTCGAACGGATGGTCGCGCTGCATGGCGCCGACACCATCGCTGCCGTCATCGTCGAGCCGGTGCCGGGCTCGACCGCGGTGCTGCCGCCACCGAAGGGCTATTTGAAGCGCCTGCGCGAGATCGCCGACAAGCACGGCATCCTCCTGATCTTCGACGAGGTCATCACCGGCTTCGGCCGTCTCGGCACGCCGTTCGCCGCCGATTATTTCGGCGTCACGCCCGACATGATGACGACCGCCAAGGGCATCACCAACGGCACCGTGCCCTGCGGCGCGGTGTTCGCCAGCCGCAAGATCCATGACGGGCTGATGACCGGGCCGGAAGGCACGATCGAATTGTTCCATGGCTACACCTATTCGGCGCATCCGACCGCCTGCGCCGCCGGCCTTGCGACGCTCGACATCTACAAGGATGAAAAGCTTCTGACCCGCGGCGCGTCGATGGCCGACTACTGGCGTGACGGGCTGCATTCGCTTAAAGGCCTGCCGAACGTCGTCGATATCCGCAATGTCGGCCTGATGGGCGCGGTCGAAGTCGCATCGCGCAAGGAAGGCGTCGGCCTGCGCGGCTACGACGTGATGGTCGACTGCTTCAACAACGGGCTTTATTTGCGCATGAGCGGTGACAGCTTTGCATTGTCGCCGCCCTTGATCGTCGAGAAGAGCCACATCGACGACATCGTCTCGATCCTCGGCGACGCGATCAAGCGGGTGGCCTGA
- a CDS encoding cupin domain-containing protein: MSVDIGGRLRFIRARHKLSQRELAKRSGVTNSTISLIESNQMNPSVGALKRILDGLPMGLAEFFAIEPERPRRAFYRSDELTEIGKQPISYRQVGDNLFGRALQILKERYEPGSDTGRVPLTHDGEEGGIVVSGRLEVTVDDERRILDPGDAYYFESRRPHRFRCVGAKPCEVISACTPPTF, from the coding sequence ATGAGCGTCGATATCGGCGGGCGACTCCGCTTTATCAGGGCCCGGCACAAGCTGTCGCAGCGCGAGCTGGCCAAGCGTTCCGGGGTGACCAATTCGACGATCTCGCTGATCGAATCCAACCAGATGAACCCCTCGGTCGGGGCGCTGAAGCGCATCCTCGACGGGCTGCCGATGGGGCTTGCCGAGTTCTTCGCGATCGAGCCGGAGCGGCCGCGCAGGGCGTTCTACCGCTCGGATGAGCTGACCGAGATCGGCAAGCAGCCGATCTCCTACCGCCAGGTCGGCGACAATCTGTTCGGCCGCGCTTTGCAGATCCTCAAAGAGCGCTACGAGCCCGGCAGCGACACCGGGCGGGTGCCGCTGACCCATGACGGCGAGGAAGGCGGCATCGTGGTCTCGGGCCGGCTCGAAGTCACCGTCGACGACGAGCGCCGCATCCTCGATCCCGGCGATGCCTATTATTTCGAGAGTCGACGCCCCCACCGCTTCCGCTGCGTCGGCGCCAAGCCGTGCGAGGTAATCAGCGCCTGCACGCCACCGACGTTTTGA
- a CDS encoding ATP-binding protein, with amino-acid sequence MSKLTEHGAGLLWKPELVWLNVVSDAVVAIAFFTTAFVLAFFVWRRHRELMFRGVFLIFAVFVAVCGVTRLLSIYTMWVPAYEIEAVAKALLALISVPVTAALLLALPRILVLPTRIQLAHAYTALEEEVRQRREAEAMLKRFEEKEATEAKVRQAQKMEAIGQLTGGVAHDFNNILTVITGTIEILADAVKDRPHLTQITNLMGGAAARGAELTKHLLAFSRRQPLQPRNTDVNALVIEAARLLRPTLGEHIEIESMLAYDSAPALIDPSQLSTAILNLALNARDAMPDGGKLTLETKNVVLDENYARQNSEVKPGNYVMIAVSDTGEGIPSNLLEKVFEPFFTTKEAGKGSGLGLSMVYGFARQSNGHIKIYSEVGHGTSVKLYLPQAATVGAEEPASATGSYAGEHSDETILIVEDDPLVRQYVLAQINRFGFRTLAAGNAAEALALIDGAQRIDLLFTDVMLPGGVNGRQLATEAVKRRPGLKVLYTSGYAENALVHHGRLDPGVLLLPKPYVSADLARMLLTALAS; translated from the coding sequence ATGTCGAAGCTCACCGAGCATGGCGCCGGCCTGCTGTGGAAGCCGGAATTGGTTTGGCTGAATGTCGTTTCCGATGCCGTGGTCGCCATCGCCTTTTTTACCACAGCGTTCGTCCTGGCATTCTTTGTGTGGCGGCGCCATCGTGAACTGATGTTCCGCGGCGTATTCCTGATATTCGCGGTCTTCGTTGCGGTCTGCGGGGTGACCCGCCTGCTATCGATCTACACGATGTGGGTTCCAGCCTATGAAATCGAAGCCGTCGCCAAAGCCCTCCTGGCGCTGATCTCGGTTCCGGTCACGGCCGCGCTGCTGCTGGCGCTGCCGCGAATCCTGGTGCTGCCGACGCGCATTCAGCTCGCCCATGCCTATACCGCGCTCGAGGAAGAAGTCAGGCAGCGCCGCGAGGCCGAGGCCATGCTCAAGCGTTTTGAGGAGAAAGAGGCCACCGAAGCCAAAGTTCGGCAAGCGCAGAAGATGGAAGCGATCGGCCAGCTCACCGGCGGCGTGGCGCACGACTTCAACAATATTCTGACCGTGATCACCGGCACCATCGAAATCCTCGCCGATGCCGTCAAGGATCGCCCGCATCTCACCCAGATCACCAATCTGATGGGCGGGGCCGCAGCACGGGGGGCCGAGCTGACCAAGCATTTGCTCGCTTTCTCCCGCCGGCAGCCGCTGCAGCCGCGCAATACCGACGTCAACGCGCTGGTGATCGAAGCGGCACGTCTGCTGCGCCCGACGCTGGGCGAGCACATCGAAATCGAATCGATGCTGGCGTACGATTCCGCGCCGGCGCTGATCGATCCGAGCCAACTCTCAACCGCGATCCTGAACCTCGCCCTGAACGCGCGCGACGCCATGCCTGACGGCGGCAAGCTGACGTTGGAGACCAAGAACGTCGTGCTCGACGAGAACTATGCCCGCCAGAACAGCGAGGTCAAACCGGGCAACTACGTCATGATTGCCGTGAGCGACACCGGCGAAGGGATTCCAAGCAACTTGCTCGAAAAGGTGTTCGAACCGTTCTTCACCACCAAGGAGGCCGGGAAAGGATCGGGGCTCGGCCTCAGCATGGTATACGGCTTCGCCAGACAGTCGAATGGACACATCAAGATCTACAGCGAAGTCGGCCATGGCACGAGCGTGAAGCTATATTTGCCGCAGGCCGCGACTGTCGGCGCGGAGGAGCCCGCCAGCGCGACGGGCTCATATGCCGGCGAACATAGCGACGAGACGATCCTGATTGTCGAGGACGACCCGCTGGTCCGCCAATACGTTCTGGCGCAAATCAACCGCTTCGGATTCCGCACGCTTGCGGCCGGCAATGCCGCCGAGGCGCTGGCGCTCATCGATGGAGCTCAACGCATTGACCTGCTGTTCACGGACGTGATGCTCCCCGGCGGCGTGAACGGCCGCCAGCTCGCCACCGAGGCGGTGAAACGGCGCCCGGGCCTCAAAGTGCTGTATACCTCCGGCTATGCCGAAAACGCCCTCGTCCATCACGGCCGCCTCGACCCCGGCGTGCTGCTGCTGCCAAAACCTTACGTCAGCGCCGACCTGGCGCGGATGCTTCTGACCGCGCTGGCATCGTGA
- a CDS encoding helix-turn-helix domain-containing protein, translating into MTSDTRARMVAGAADLMSRRGVNATSMREVVRHTGTPRGSIGHHFPRGKQQLIEDALAFAGKQVSGPLRHLTETRGAIAGLRSFIALWRKTLERTKFQAGCPVLAVAVEQYVNDATEKDGQPDEAAQEHLLDLANGVFADWQQIMFTALRREGVAPARARRLAALVIASTEGTVAMCRAARSAQPLDDVRQELELVLAGALEK; encoded by the coding sequence ATGACATCTGATACCCGCGCCAGGATGGTGGCTGGCGCTGCCGACCTGATGAGCCGCCGCGGCGTCAACGCCACCAGCATGCGCGAGGTGGTGCGCCACACCGGCACGCCGCGCGGCTCGATCGGGCATCATTTCCCGCGCGGCAAGCAGCAACTGATCGAGGATGCACTGGCCTTCGCCGGTAAGCAGGTCAGCGGGCCGCTCAGGCACCTCACCGAGACGCGCGGCGCGATCGCCGGCCTGCGCAGCTTCATCGCATTGTGGCGCAAGACGCTGGAACGGACGAAATTTCAGGCCGGCTGTCCGGTGCTCGCGGTTGCGGTTGAGCAATATGTCAACGACGCGACGGAAAAGGACGGCCAGCCGGACGAAGCGGCGCAGGAGCATCTGCTCGATCTCGCCAACGGCGTGTTCGCCGATTGGCAGCAGATCATGTTCACGGCGCTGCGGCGTGAAGGCGTCGCGCCGGCGCGCGCCCGGCGGCTGGCAGCGCTCGTCATCGCATCGACGGAAGGAACGGTCGCGATGTGCCGCGCCGCCCGCAGCGCCCAGCCGCTCGATGATGTCAGGCAGGAGCTCGAGCTGGTGCTCGCGGGCGCGCTGGAGAAGTGA
- a CDS encoding tautomerase enzyme — MTFIHVMTPQGRLNTDQRRVLAKTLTDAVLVPEVGKLTAEARRGYQVHFAERPLDMIAHGGELLSDKPSDVMLIDVVVMDCCWTREDRAAVIRNIHAALAEACGMKTPSPAWWINFRIIEEGSWGSRGGVLSFLDLLEHGPSHFSPERAAAIRTALAVKYER; from the coding sequence ATGACGTTTATCCACGTGATGACGCCGCAGGGGCGGCTGAATACCGACCAGCGGCGCGTGTTGGCCAAGACCTTGACCGACGCCGTGCTGGTGCCGGAAGTGGGTAAGCTCACGGCCGAAGCCCGCCGCGGCTATCAGGTCCACTTCGCCGAGCGTCCGCTCGACATGATCGCCCATGGCGGCGAGCTATTGTCGGACAAGCCAAGCGACGTCATGCTGATCGATGTCGTGGTGATGGACTGCTGCTGGACGCGCGAGGATCGCGCGGCCGTGATCCGCAACATCCATGCAGCGCTGGCGGAAGCCTGCGGGATGAAGACGCCCTCGCCGGCCTGGTGGATCAATTTCCGCATCATCGAGGAAGGAAGCTGGGGCTCGCGCGGCGGCGTGCTGTCGTTCCTCGACCTGCTCGAGCACGGACCGTCGCATTTCTCGCCGGAACGGGCCGCTGCGATCCGCACCGCGCTCGCGGTCAAATACGAGCGATAG
- a CDS encoding crotonase/enoyl-CoA hydratase family protein: MSTEGKIRTETHDRIFKIIIDNPAKKNAFSPAMMEQLSDALTELHNNDSYWVGVVCAEGKDFTAGLDMPKFFGPNAEKRNFREGNVDVFGLQKRCKKPIVTAVQGIVFTIGIELMLAGDIVVAADDARFCQMEAKRGIAPLGGAHFRFLSRAGWGNAMYHLFLCDEFTAARAREIGLVQEVVPAGQQIERAMALAKIIAGNAPLGIQVTKEAALKYVEQGEQAAIAYIPKVRERVLNSADAREGIQSFIERRAAVFQGK, encoded by the coding sequence ATGAGCACCGAGGGAAAGATCCGCACCGAAACCCATGATCGCATCTTCAAGATCATCATCGACAATCCCGCCAAGAAGAATGCGTTCTCGCCGGCGATGATGGAGCAGCTGTCGGACGCGCTGACGGAACTGCACAACAACGACAGCTACTGGGTCGGCGTCGTCTGCGCCGAGGGCAAGGATTTCACCGCCGGTCTCGACATGCCGAAATTCTTCGGCCCCAACGCCGAGAAGCGCAATTTCAGGGAAGGCAATGTCGACGTGTTCGGCCTGCAGAAGCGCTGCAAAAAGCCGATCGTCACGGCCGTGCAGGGCATCGTCTTCACCATCGGCATCGAATTGATGCTGGCCGGCGACATCGTCGTCGCTGCCGACGACGCCCGCTTCTGCCAGATGGAAGCCAAGCGCGGCATCGCCCCGCTCGGCGGGGCGCATTTCCGCTTCCTGTCGCGCGCCGGCTGGGGCAATGCGATGTATCACCTGTTCCTGTGCGACGAGTTCACGGCCGCGCGCGCCCGCGAGATCGGCCTGGTGCAGGAGGTGGTGCCGGCGGGCCAGCAAATCGAGCGCGCGATGGCGCTCGCAAAAATCATCGCCGGCAATGCGCCGCTCGGCATCCAGGTCACCAAGGAAGCGGCCCTGAAATATGTCGAACAGGGCGAGCAGGCGGCGATCGCCTATATCCCAAAGGTCCGCGAGCGTGTTCTGAACAGCGCCGATGCGCGCGAGGGCATTCAATCCTTCATCGAGCGTCGCGCCGCGGTATTCCAAGGCAAGTGA
- a CDS encoding LysR family transcriptional regulator: protein MFDWNDLKYFLAVARHGSTIAAGKALGTSQSTVHRRLEELERRIGQALVTRQARGYRLTEYGTTLLPFAERIEAAVGDFQRRATDAEQDMKGTIRVTCPEPIVIRMTQSGLIERFHARHPHLRVEFITSDRYLDLSKGEVDVAFRSGDTDDELIGRKIADSLWAVYASRDYVVRHGKPDRVEDLAQHPLVGFDETLAGHRAAKWLKEVAPDAKMPVRNNSVLGLVSAVKSGAGIGPLPTALGDAEPDLVRVLGPVPELTRSWRLLTHPDIRRVPRIAAFFDYIVEQRDALKPILTG from the coding sequence ATGTTTGACTGGAATGACCTGAAATACTTTCTGGCCGTCGCGCGCCACGGCAGCACGATCGCTGCCGGCAAGGCGCTTGGCACCAGCCAGTCGACCGTGCATCGCAGGCTCGAGGAACTAGAGCGCCGGATCGGCCAGGCGCTCGTGACACGGCAAGCCAGGGGCTATCGCCTCACCGAATACGGCACGACGCTGCTGCCCTTCGCCGAACGCATCGAGGCCGCAGTCGGGGATTTTCAGCGGCGGGCCACCGATGCCGAGCAGGACATGAAAGGGACGATCCGCGTCACCTGTCCCGAGCCGATCGTCATCCGCATGACGCAGTCGGGCCTGATCGAGCGGTTTCATGCTCGCCACCCGCATCTGCGCGTCGAGTTCATCACCAGCGACCGCTATCTCGACCTGTCGAAGGGCGAGGTCGACGTCGCCTTCCGCTCAGGCGATACCGACGATGAGTTGATCGGGCGCAAGATTGCCGACTCCCTTTGGGCGGTCTATGCCAGCCGTGACTATGTCGTGCGTCACGGCAAGCCCGACCGTGTCGAGGATCTGGCACAGCATCCGCTCGTCGGCTTCGATGAGACGCTGGCGGGTCACCGCGCTGCGAAGTGGCTGAAGGAGGTCGCACCCGACGCCAAAATGCCGGTGCGCAACAACAGCGTGCTCGGCCTCGTATCCGCGGTGAAATCGGGTGCCGGCATCGGGCCGCTGCCGACGGCGCTCGGCGACGCCGAGCCGGATCTGGTTCGCGTGCTCGGGCCGGTGCCGGAGCTGACGCGAAGCTGGCGGCTGCTCACGCATCCGGACATCCGCCGTGTGCCGCGCATCGCCGCCTTCTTCGATTACATCGTCGAGCAGCGCGACGCGCTGAAGCCGATCCTGACCGGGTGA
- a CDS encoding cupin domain-containing protein, producing the protein MRSPLIPCIALIASLGSPAWAQQHGAADPNIAKPNMVLQQVVEGLPTDGKQTVRVMTATFKPGDKTVYHTHRFPVTVYVLEGAFTLELDGRPPLTVKAGEALVEPPKVPMTGYNRSATEPTKVVIFYVSANDTPFLDLMGH; encoded by the coding sequence ATGCGCAGCCCCCTCATCCCCTGCATCGCCCTGATTGCCAGCCTTGGCAGTCCGGCTTGGGCGCAACAGCACGGCGCAGCCGACCCCAATATCGCCAAGCCGAACATGGTGCTGCAACAAGTCGTCGAGGGATTGCCGACGGACGGCAAGCAGACCGTCCGGGTGATGACGGCGACCTTCAAGCCCGGCGACAAGACCGTCTATCACACCCATCGTTTTCCGGTAACGGTTTACGTCCTCGAAGGCGCCTTCACGCTCGAGCTCGACGGCCGCCCGCCGCTCACGGTGAAAGCCGGCGAAGCGCTGGTCGAGCCGCCCAAAGTGCCGATGACCGGCTATAACCGCAGTGCCACCGAACCGACGAAGGTGGTCATCTTCTATGTCAGCGCCAACGACACGCCGTTTCTCGATCTGATGGGACACTAG
- a CDS encoding DUF4864 domain-containing protein, which yields MRAIILIVAILLGLSAPARADDVAEAQSVIRAQERAFSRDDAVAAYSHAAPEIRQLFPQANIFMQMVRQGYAPVYRHKSFEFGEARAAGGHIAQRVHIVDDNGEVWEAMYTLEQQSDGSLKITGCSLLKAGQSV from the coding sequence GTGCGCGCAATCATCTTGATCGTCGCAATCCTGCTCGGCCTTTCCGCCCCTGCCCGCGCCGATGACGTCGCCGAGGCGCAAAGCGTGATCCGCGCGCAGGAGCGGGCGTTCAGCCGCGACGACGCCGTGGCCGCTTACTCCCATGCGGCGCCCGAGATCAGGCAGCTGTTCCCGCAGGCCAACATCTTCATGCAGATGGTCCGCCAGGGCTACGCGCCGGTCTATCGCCACAAAAGCTTCGAGTTCGGCGAGGCACGCGCCGCCGGCGGCCATATCGCCCAGCGCGTCCACATCGTCGACGACAATGGCGAGGTGTGGGAGGCGATGTATACGCTGGAGCAGCAGAGCGACGGCAGCCTGAAAATCACCGGCTGCTCGCTCCTGAAGGCCGGACAGTCAGTGTAG